One window of the Pseudomonas sp. S04 genome contains the following:
- a CDS encoding RecQ family ATP-dependent DNA helicase produces the protein MHNTLEQVFGYPQFRPGQAAAISAVLAGRSAAAIFPTGSGKSLCYQLPALLLPHLTLVVSPLLALMQDQLAFLQRHGIAAASIDSAQSRDDANEVMARARSGELKILMISVERLKNERFRNFLQQVPISLLVVDEAHCISEWGHNFRPDYLKLPDYQRQFNIPQALLLTATATPKVIVDMQARFAIAPDDVVTTGFYRPNLNLLVEPVRGQDKRRRLVQWLGERAGQPSIVYVTLQKTAEQIAQHLSQQGLAAEAYHAGLPHDQREAIQRRFMGGQSNCIVATIAFGMGIDKSDIRNVVHFDLPKSIENYSQEIGRAGRDGEPSDCLVLANRDSLNVLENFVYGDTPELDGIRCVLDELQACAPEGQWEFLLGPLADHSNIRQLPLKTLLVQLELKRLIAPRYAYFAEYRFKFVLEPEALLARFTGERRDFVEAIIQTSSRARTWVTVDFDALYLRYQAERNRVVKALDYFQEQGWIELESKQTTEVYSLLQSDFDAQALSLDLHAYFTRHERTEVARIHAMLDLFATDHCLGFRLAQYFGDNNAPRQCGHCSVCHGQVARLPAPPELPALADKNFEALCGDFIRRHQGFSAQVPSADRLTRFLCGISMPLFTKLKARSIPGFAALEAYPYAEVRSWAEHHLPVGTSIC, from the coding sequence ATGCACAACACCCTCGAACAGGTCTTCGGTTATCCACAGTTTCGTCCCGGCCAGGCGGCGGCGATCAGTGCAGTGCTGGCGGGGCGCTCGGCAGCGGCGATTTTCCCCACCGGCTCCGGCAAGTCCTTGTGTTACCAGTTGCCGGCCTTGCTGTTGCCCCACCTGACGCTGGTGGTCTCGCCGCTGCTGGCGCTGATGCAGGATCAACTGGCATTCCTGCAACGGCACGGCATCGCCGCAGCCAGTATCGATTCGGCCCAGAGCCGTGATGACGCCAACGAGGTGATGGCGCGGGCGCGCAGCGGCGAGTTGAAGATCCTGATGATTTCCGTGGAGCGCCTGAAGAACGAGCGTTTTCGCAATTTTCTGCAGCAGGTGCCGATCTCGCTGCTGGTGGTGGACGAGGCACACTGCATTTCCGAGTGGGGTCATAACTTTCGCCCGGACTACCTGAAGCTGCCGGACTACCAGCGCCAGTTCAACATCCCCCAGGCCTTGTTGCTGACCGCCACCGCGACGCCCAAGGTCATCGTCGACATGCAGGCCAGGTTTGCCATTGCTCCGGATGATGTGGTCACCACCGGCTTCTATCGGCCCAACCTCAATTTGCTGGTGGAGCCGGTACGTGGCCAGGACAAGCGCCGGCGCCTGGTGCAGTGGCTGGGCGAACGGGCCGGGCAGCCGAGCATTGTCTACGTGACCCTGCAGAAAACCGCCGAACAGATCGCCCAGCACCTGAGCCAGCAAGGGCTTGCAGCCGAGGCCTATCACGCCGGTCTACCCCATGATCAGCGCGAAGCGATTCAACGCCGGTTCATGGGCGGCCAGTCCAATTGCATTGTCGCCACCATCGCCTTTGGCATGGGGATCGACAAGAGCGACATCCGCAATGTGGTGCATTTCGACCTGCCCAAATCCATCGAAAACTACAGCCAGGAAATCGGTCGCGCCGGACGAGACGGTGAACCCTCCGACTGCCTGGTACTGGCCAATCGTGACAGCCTCAACGTGCTGGAAAACTTCGTCTATGGCGACACCCCGGAGCTCGATGGCATCCGCTGTGTGCTCGATGAGCTGCAAGCGTGCGCGCCGGAGGGGCAATGGGAGTTTTTGCTGGGGCCGCTGGCCGATCACAGCAACATTCGCCAGTTGCCGCTCAAGACCCTCCTGGTTCAACTGGAACTCAAGCGCCTGATCGCCCCGCGGTACGCCTATTTCGCCGAGTACCGGTTCAAGTTTGTACTGGAACCTGAAGCGTTGTTGGCACGTTTTACCGGCGAGCGCCGGGACTTTGTCGAAGCCATCATCCAGACCTCAAGCCGCGCGCGAACTTGGGTCACGGTCGATTTCGACGCGCTGTACCTGCGATACCAGGCTGAGCGCAACCGGGTGGTCAAGGCCCTGGATTACTTCCAGGAGCAAGGCTGGATCGAGCTGGAAAGCAAACAGACGACCGAGGTCTACAGCCTGCTCCAGAGCGACTTCGATGCGCAGGCGTTGAGCCTGGACCTGCATGCGTATTTCACCCGGCACGAACGCACGGAAGTTGCGCGGATCCACGCCATGCTCGATCTGTTCGCCACTGATCACTGCCTGGGTTTTCGTCTGGCGCAGTATTTCGGTGATAACAATGCGCCTCGGCAATGTGGGCATTGCTCGGTGTGCCATGGTCAGGTTGCCCGTCTGCCGGCGCCCCCCGAATTGCCGGCACTGGCGGATAAAAACTTCGAGGCCCTGTGCGGCGACTTTATCCGCAGGCACCAGGGCTTCAGCGCTCAGGTGCCGAGCGCGGATCGGCTGACGCGGTTTTTGTGTGGCATCAGCATGCCGCTGTTTACCAAGCTCAAGGCCCGATCAATTCCCGGCTTTGCGGCGTTGGAGGCTTACCCTTACGCCGAGGTGCGCAGTTGGGCCGAGCACCATCTACCTGTAGGAACATCCATCTGCTGA
- a CDS encoding 3-hydroxyacyl-CoA dehydrogenase, which produces MSQTPFQIQRAAVIGAGTMGRGIVMCLANAGVPVQWVDNNPQMLDQALTAIAQTWAHNVRQGRIDQAEADARIARVTAAADYAAISEVDLVIEAVYENLELKQQIFRQLDGLLKPQAILASNTSALDIDAIAAVTQRPQQVLGLHFFSPAHIMKLLEIVRGAHTAPAVLQAAKVLGERMGKVSVVAGNCFGFIGNRMLNTYVLEARKMLLEGAFPYQVDAALQGFGFAMGPFRMYDVVGIDLGWRARELAGVGQDEDEIQLDNRLCEQGRFGQKSGNGYYHYEPGSRQAEHDPEVDAQVLRVSEQLGYQRREIGTEEILERCLLALVNEGAKILQEGIAESARDIDLVYLNGYGFPADKGGPMAWADQQGLAAIEARLLRLEAERGALWKPAGIIRQLAASGGQLARYQAD; this is translated from the coding sequence ATGAGCCAGACGCCATTCCAGATTCAGCGTGCCGCCGTGATCGGCGCAGGCACCATGGGCCGTGGCATCGTCATGTGCCTGGCCAATGCCGGGGTGCCGGTGCAGTGGGTCGACAACAATCCGCAGATGCTCGACCAGGCGCTGACGGCCATCGCCCAGACCTGGGCGCACAACGTGCGTCAGGGCCGTATCGACCAGGCCGAGGCGGATGCGCGCATCGCCAGGGTCACGGCCGCTGCGGACTACGCGGCGATCAGCGAGGTGGACCTGGTGATCGAGGCGGTCTACGAAAACCTCGAGCTCAAGCAGCAGATCTTTCGCCAGCTCGACGGGCTGCTCAAGCCCCAGGCAATCCTGGCCAGTAATACCTCGGCCCTGGACATCGACGCCATTGCCGCGGTCACCCAGCGTCCACAACAGGTGCTGGGCCTGCACTTCTTCAGCCCGGCGCACATCATGAAACTGCTGGAAATCGTGCGTGGTGCGCACACCGCCCCGGCGGTACTGCAGGCAGCCAAGGTCCTGGGCGAACGCATGGGCAAGGTCAGTGTGGTGGCGGGTAACTGCTTCGGCTTTATCGGCAACCGGATGCTCAATACCTATGTGCTCGAGGCGCGCAAAATGTTGCTCGAGGGTGCATTCCCCTACCAGGTCGATGCCGCGCTGCAGGGCTTCGGTTTTGCCATGGGGCCGTTTCGCATGTACGACGTGGTCGGTATCGATCTCGGCTGGCGCGCCCGCGAGTTGGCCGGTGTCGGCCAGGATGAGGATGAAATCCAGTTGGATAACCGCCTGTGCGAGCAAGGACGTTTCGGCCAGAAGAGCGGCAACGGCTACTACCACTACGAGCCGGGCAGCCGCCAGGCCGAGCACGATCCTGAGGTCGATGCGCAGGTCTTGCGGGTCAGTGAGCAGCTCGGTTATCAACGCCGCGAGATCGGCACTGAAGAGATCCTCGAGCGCTGCCTGCTGGCATTGGTCAACGAGGGGGCCAAGATTCTCCAGGAAGGCATTGCCGAATCCGCGCGGGACATCGATCTGGTTTACCTGAACGGCTACGGGTTTCCGGCGGACAAGGGCGGGCCGATGGCATGGGCGGACCAGCAAGGACTGGCCGCGATCGAGGCGCGATTGTTGCGCCTGGAGGCCGAGCGGGGCGCCTTGTGGAAGCCTGCCGGGATCATCCGCCAGTTGGCCGCGAGTGGCGGACAGCTGGCGCGGTACCAGGCTGACTGA
- a CDS encoding acyl-CoA thioesterase, with the protein MTDRMPQRADYRHFQPIITRWHDNDVYGHVNNVTYYSFFDTAVNTYLIEVGGLDIHDGEVVGFVVSSACDYFASIAFPERIDIGLRVGKLGNSSVQYELAVFKAGEEDACAAGRFVHVFVDRASNQPVTIPAGLRAALERLLA; encoded by the coding sequence ATGACTGACCGCATGCCCCAACGCGCCGACTACCGGCACTTCCAGCCGATCATCACTCGCTGGCACGACAACGATGTGTATGGCCATGTGAACAATGTGACCTACTACAGCTTCTTCGACACGGCGGTGAACACCTACCTGATCGAGGTCGGTGGCCTGGATATCCATGACGGCGAAGTGGTCGGGTTTGTGGTGAGTTCGGCGTGCGATTACTTCGCCTCGATTGCGTTCCCCGAGCGCATCGACATCGGCCTGCGGGTCGGCAAGCTGGGCAACAGTTCGGTGCAGTACGAACTGGCTGTGTTCAAGGCCGGTGAGGAGGATGCCTGTGCGGCCGGGCGCTTTGTTCACGTATTTGTCGATCGGGCTTCGAACCAGCCGGTGACCATCCCTGCCGGGCTGCGTGCGGCGTTGGAGCGATTGCTGGCCTGA
- a CDS encoding glycine zipper domain-containing protein, producing the protein MKFSSILLLSLGLISGVASAGGTTEAGVGGALGGVLGSVVGQSLGGSTGSTIGAALGGAGGSAVGADKRSRGEAAIGGALGAAGGNVVGRSVGGTSGSLIGAAAGGGAGGALGNYMGNKSYDDDRDDRDDRRYRGGRDDRRYYRHGHPGRGHAYGHRKHKHYRD; encoded by the coding sequence ATGAAGTTCTCCTCGATTCTCTTGTTGTCCCTTGGCCTGATCAGTGGCGTCGCGTCAGCTGGAGGCACCACCGAAGCCGGTGTGGGCGGCGCATTGGGCGGGGTTCTTGGCTCGGTCGTCGGTCAGTCACTGGGCGGCAGCACTGGCTCAACCATTGGTGCAGCACTGGGCGGTGCTGGTGGTAGTGCGGTGGGCGCCGACAAACGCAGCCGTGGCGAAGCCGCGATCGGCGGTGCGCTGGGCGCAGCCGGCGGCAACGTGGTCGGTCGCAGCGTCGGCGGTACCTCGGGCAGTCTGATCGGCGCAGCAGCCGGCGGCGGTGCCGGTGGTGCGCTGGGTAACTACATGGGTAATAAAAGCTATGACGACGACCGTGACGATCGTGATGATCGTCGCTACCGCGGTGGTCGCGATGACCGTCGCTACTACCGTCACGGCCACCCGGGTCGCGGCCATGCCTATGGGCATCGCAAGCACAAGCATTATCGCGACTGA
- a CDS encoding FdhF/YdeP family oxidoreductase encodes MSTHHQADQTPTPRYKPYKGPAGGWGALISVAQAWLTSDNALKNIRMMLKTNQNGGFDCPGCAWGDSPESGMVKFCENGAKAVNWEATKRRVDAAFFAKHSVSALLEQSDYWLEYQGRLTEPMSYNAETDRYQPISWEAAFALIGQHLQNLASPDQAEFYTSGRASNEAAYLYQLFVRAFGTNNFPDCSNMCHEASGVALAQSVGVGKGTVTFDDFEHADAIFVWGQNPGTNHPRMLEPLREAVKRGAQVVCINPLKERGLERFQHPQHPIEMLTNGDKPTNTAYLRPALGGDMALLRGMAKFLLQWEREAQDSGAPSVFDHDFLNEHTVNILDYLSQIDDTPWEQIVEQSGLSLEEVEQAARMYAAGKNVIMCWAMGITQHRHSVPTIQEIANLMLLRGNIGRPGAGLCPVRGHSNVQGDRTMGINERPPVAFLDALERRFQFKVPRDNGHNVVEAIHAMLEGRSKVFIGLGGNFAQATPDSPRTFQALSNCDLTVQISTKLNRSHLAHGKAALILPCLGRTDIDLQTEGAQAVTVEDSFSMVHASNGQLNPLSRLMRSEPSIVAGIAAATLGSAPVDWNWLVADYRRIRELIADTIPGFKDFNQKIEHPGGFYLGNSAGERRWNTPSGRANFRANALPLDLVHERTRATGQLPDLIMQSMRSHDQYNTTIYGLDDRYRGVKGQRDVLFVNEADIIRLGFKPGQKADIVSIWDDGRERRVKGFTLLAFDIPAGQAAAYYPEVNPLVPLESTGDGSHTPTSKFVAIRLEAASASGLIKARSA; translated from the coding sequence GTGAGCACTCATCATCAAGCCGACCAGACACCCACTCCACGCTACAAGCCCTACAAGGGCCCGGCCGGTGGCTGGGGCGCGCTGATCAGTGTCGCCCAGGCGTGGTTGACCAGCGACAACGCGCTGAAGAACATCCGCATGATGCTCAAGACCAACCAGAACGGCGGGTTCGACTGCCCGGGCTGTGCCTGGGGCGATTCGCCGGAAAGCGGCATGGTCAAGTTCTGCGAAAACGGCGCCAAGGCGGTCAACTGGGAGGCCACCAAGCGCCGTGTCGACGCGGCGTTTTTCGCCAAGCACAGCGTCAGCGCATTGCTGGAGCAGAGCGACTACTGGCTCGAATACCAGGGTCGCCTGACCGAGCCGATGAGCTACAACGCCGAGACCGACCGTTACCAACCCATCAGTTGGGAGGCCGCGTTCGCGCTGATCGGCCAGCACCTGCAAAACCTGGCGAGCCCTGACCAGGCCGAGTTCTACACCTCGGGCCGCGCCAGCAATGAAGCAGCCTATCTGTACCAACTGTTTGTCCGCGCGTTCGGCACCAACAACTTCCCGGATTGCTCGAACATGTGCCACGAAGCCAGTGGCGTGGCGCTGGCGCAGAGTGTCGGGGTGGGCAAAGGCACGGTGACCTTCGATGATTTCGAACATGCCGATGCGATTTTCGTCTGGGGCCAGAACCCCGGGACCAACCATCCACGGATGCTCGAACCGCTGCGTGAAGCGGTCAAGCGCGGTGCCCAGGTGGTCTGCATCAACCCGCTCAAGGAGCGTGGCCTGGAGCGCTTCCAGCACCCGCAGCACCCGATCGAAATGCTCACCAACGGCGACAAGCCGACCAACACCGCCTATCTGCGCCCGGCGCTGGGTGGCGACATGGCGTTGTTGCGCGGCATGGCCAAGTTCCTTCTGCAGTGGGAACGCGAAGCGCAGGACAGCGGCGCGCCTTCGGTATTCGACCATGACTTCCTCAACGAGCACACGGTCAACATCCTCGACTACCTGAGCCAGATCGACGACACCCCGTGGGAGCAGATCGTCGAACAGTCCGGGTTGAGCCTGGAAGAAGTCGAGCAAGCCGCGCGCATGTACGCGGCCGGCAAGAACGTGATCATGTGCTGGGCCATGGGCATCACCCAGCACCGCCACTCGGTGCCGACCATCCAGGAAATCGCCAACCTGATGCTGCTGCGCGGCAACATCGGGCGCCCGGGCGCGGGCCTGTGCCCGGTGCGTGGCCACAGTAACGTGCAAGGCGACCGGACCATGGGCATCAACGAACGGCCACCGGTGGCGTTCCTCGATGCGCTGGAGCGGCGCTTCCAGTTCAAGGTGCCACGCGACAATGGCCACAACGTGGTCGAAGCCATCCACGCGATGCTCGAAGGTCGCTCGAAAGTCTTTATCGGCTTGGGCGGCAACTTTGCCCAAGCCACGCCGGACAGCCCACGGACCTTCCAGGCCCTGAGCAACTGCGACCTCACCGTGCAGATCAGCACCAAGCTCAACCGCAGCCACCTGGCCCACGGTAAAGCCGCCTTGATCCTGCCGTGCCTGGGCCGTACCGACATCGACCTGCAGACCGAAGGGGCGCAAGCGGTGACCGTGGAAGATTCGTTCAGCATGGTCCACGCCTCCAATGGCCAGTTGAATCCGCTGTCCAGGCTGATGCGCTCCGAGCCGTCGATCGTCGCCGGCATCGCCGCAGCCACCCTGGGCAGCGCTCCCGTGGACTGGAACTGGCTGGTGGCCGACTACCGACGCATTCGCGAGTTGATCGCCGACACCATTCCGGGCTTCAAGGACTTCAACCAGAAGATCGAGCACCCGGGCGGTTTCTACCTGGGCAACAGCGCCGGCGAACGGCGCTGGAACACCCCGTCAGGCCGCGCCAACTTCCGCGCCAATGCCTTGCCGCTCGACCTGGTGCACGAACGCACCAGGGCCACCGGGCAGTTGCCAGACTTGATCATGCAGTCCATGCGCTCCCACGATCAGTACAACACCACCATCTACGGCCTTGATGACCGTTATCGTGGGGTCAAGGGCCAGCGCGATGTGCTGTTCGTCAACGAAGCCGACATCATCCGCCTGGGCTTCAAGCCAGGGCAGAAGGCTGACATCGTGTCGATCTGGGATGATGGCCGCGAGCGTCGGGTGAAGGGCTTCACCTTGTTGGCGTTCGATATACCCGCCGGACAAGCGGCGGCGTATTACCCGGAAGTGAACCCCTTGGTGCCGCTGGAAAGCACCGGGGATGGCAGTCACACCCCAACGTCCAAGTTTGTCGCGATCCGCCTGGAAGCGGCGAGTGCCAGTGGTTTGATCAAGGCCAGGTCGGCCTGA
- the fdhD gene encoding formate dehydrogenase accessory sulfurtransferase FdhD: MNAKRPTCAAPALDTPAPAASQSYQYCNLDLSTSASTALAEEVALAIAYNGISQAVMLVTPTDLEDFIVGFSLGSGIISDLSDIYDMQLSGSGSAQYAQVNIASRAFWNLKQQRRQLAGTSGCGLCGVEAVEQALPQLAVLPGAPLPPAEWLEGLRQRINAFQPLGQHCGAVHAAVFMNNQGELLLGREDIGRHNALDKLIGALVRQDIPTAGGVAIVTSRCSLELIQKALRAGIQTLVSLSSPTGLALQWARRHNLNLIHLPHKSAPRVYSPAMENQA, from the coding sequence ATGAACGCCAAGCGCCCGACCTGCGCGGCGCCCGCCCTCGACACGCCCGCGCCCGCCGCCAGTCAGAGCTACCAGTATTGCAACCTCGACCTCAGCACCAGTGCCAGCACCGCTCTGGCTGAAGAGGTCGCGCTGGCGATTGCCTACAACGGCATCAGTCAGGCAGTGATGCTGGTGACCCCGACCGATCTCGAAGACTTTATCGTCGGCTTCAGCCTGGGCAGCGGGATCATCAGTGATCTGAGCGATATCTACGACATGCAACTCAGCGGCTCGGGCTCTGCGCAGTACGCCCAGGTCAATATTGCCAGCCGTGCGTTCTGGAACCTCAAGCAGCAGCGTCGGCAACTGGCCGGTACCAGCGGCTGCGGGCTGTGTGGCGTCGAGGCCGTGGAGCAGGCCCTGCCGCAGCTCGCCGTCTTGCCTGGTGCGCCCCTGCCGCCGGCCGAATGGCTGGAGGGCTTGCGCCAGCGCATCAATGCCTTCCAACCCCTGGGGCAGCACTGCGGGGCCGTGCACGCGGCGGTGTTCATGAATAACCAGGGCGAGTTGCTGCTGGGCCGCGAAGACATCGGCCGGCACAACGCCCTCGACAAGCTGATCGGCGCCCTGGTCCGGCAGGACATCCCGACGGCGGGCGGGGTGGCGATTGTCACCAGTCGCTGCAGCCTGGAACTGATCCAGAAAGCCCTGCGCGCCGGGATCCAGACCCTGGTCAGCCTGTCGTCGCCCACCGGCCTTGCCTTGCAGTGGGCGCGCCGGCACAACCTCAATCTCATCCACTTGCCGCACAAAAGTGCGCCGCGGGTGTATAGCCCTGCGATGGAGAATCAAGCGTGA
- a CDS encoding LysR family transcriptional regulator, with translation MDIKQLKFLIALDETRHFGQAAARCHITQPTLSMRLRSLEEELDLPLVNRGQRFEGFTAPGERVLAWARTVLAAYDGLYAEAAACRGNLVGTLRLGVVPLSSFDPLPLLHQLHGEHPNLRFELSALSSEQILEQLANNRLDLGVSYLERLDGERFDSLAFSETRMGLLYDQRFFTFGETPLSWEALIELPLGMLTSGMHFRQSIDHNFHSRGLNPQPLLQTDAVHQLLQAVHGGLCCAIMPLEGGLEALTEHLRLQPIANAQTLGRLGLIMRRSAPRSALAEACFAIYQRSQAGS, from the coding sequence ATGGACATCAAACAGCTGAAATTCCTCATCGCCCTCGACGAAACCCGCCACTTCGGCCAGGCCGCCGCGCGCTGCCACATCACCCAGCCCACCCTGTCGATGCGCTTGCGCAGCCTGGAAGAAGAGCTGGACCTGCCGCTGGTCAATCGCGGCCAGCGTTTCGAAGGTTTTACCGCCCCCGGTGAGCGGGTGCTGGCCTGGGCGCGCACCGTGCTGGCCGCCTATGACGGCCTGTACGCGGAAGCTGCGGCCTGTCGCGGTAACCTGGTCGGCACACTGCGCCTGGGGGTGGTGCCGCTGTCGAGTTTCGATCCGCTGCCGCTCTTGCACCAGTTGCACGGCGAACACCCGAACCTGCGCTTCGAGCTGTCGGCCCTGAGCTCCGAGCAAATCCTCGAACAACTGGCGAACAACCGCCTGGACCTGGGTGTGTCCTATCTCGAGCGCCTGGATGGCGAGCGCTTCGACTCGCTGGCCTTCAGCGAAACCCGCATGGGCCTGCTATATGACCAGCGTTTCTTCACTTTCGGCGAGACGCCCTTGAGCTGGGAAGCGCTGATCGAGTTGCCACTGGGCATGCTCACCAGCGGCATGCACTTTCGCCAGTCCATCGACCACAATTTCCACAGCCGGGGCCTCAACCCACAACCATTGCTGCAGACCGATGCCGTTCATCAATTGTTGCAGGCCGTCCACGGTGGCCTGTGTTGCGCCATCATGCCCCTGGAAGGTGGCCTGGAAGCCTTGACCGAACACCTGCGCCTGCAGCCGATTGCAAACGCGCAAACCCTTGGCCGCCTGGGGCTGATCATGCGCCGCAGCGCACCGCGCTCAGCCCTGGCGGAAGCCTGTTTTGCGATTTATCAGAGATCACAAGCCGGCTCTTGA
- the lysM gene encoding peptidoglycan-binding protein LysM, protein MSLLSFVKEAGEKLLDLLTPGNANASEQLKDHIAKVGLGNPNVQATVDGDKVTVTGEVSSQEEKEKILLAVGNIAGVGSVDDQITVSGPVVAAARFVVVKKGDTLSAISLAVYGSANQYNKIFEANKPLLSHPDKIYPGQTLRIPE, encoded by the coding sequence ATGAGTCTTTTGAGCTTTGTGAAAGAAGCAGGCGAAAAACTGCTGGATCTGCTGACACCGGGTAACGCCAATGCGAGCGAGCAGTTGAAGGATCACATCGCGAAGGTCGGCCTGGGCAACCCGAATGTGCAGGCCACGGTGGATGGCGACAAGGTGACTGTGACGGGCGAAGTCAGCAGTCAGGAAGAGAAAGAGAAGATCCTCCTGGCGGTGGGCAACATTGCCGGCGTCGGCAGTGTCGATGACCAGATCACGGTGAGCGGGCCAGTGGTGGCCGCTGCACGCTTTGTAGTAGTGAAGAAGGGTGACACCCTCAGCGCGATTTCCCTGGCGGTGTATGGTTCGGCCAACCAGTACAACAAAATCTTCGAGGCCAACAAGCCGCTGTTGTCGCACCCGGACAAAATCTACCCGGGCCAGACGTTGCGTATTCCTGAGTAA